One genomic window of Luteolibacter flavescens includes the following:
- the rpsF gene encoding 30S ribosomal protein S6, translated as MSRKYEGLVILNTKSIEGTIDDLVATVSKEIESEGANVADVRQLGRRKFAYASRHLESGHYVSYSFKAEPETITRIQEKLKLNGNVHLQHFQRVA; from the coding sequence ATGAGCCGCAAGTACGAAGGACTCGTCATCCTGAACACCAAGTCGATCGAAGGCACCATCGATGACCTCGTCGCCACCGTCAGCAAGGAAATCGAATCCGAAGGCGCGAACGTCGCCGACGTCCGCCAGCTCGGCCGCCGCAAGTTCGCCTACGCCTCCCGCCATCTGGAAAGCGGCCACTACGTGAGCTACTCCTTCAAGGCCGAGCCTGAGACCATCACCCGCATCCAGGAGAAGCTGAAGCTGAACGGAAACGTTCACCTGCAGCACTTCCAGCGCGTTGCCTGA
- a CDS encoding ABC transporter permease, with protein sequence MLPFSYAVRNLTRSKSRLLQTIGGSALVVLLVMAAVAINQGMKRVLSASGSPNNVVLVGAGSEESIQRSEVAESAAGIAEAAVPGIGEELGVRAVSSEIHYMNYVDLGGGQRAQAMFRGVTPQALRVHPEVRVIAGSFPSAGQIMIGRLAWRKLGVPEAALQPGKHVTLDGQDLVISGIFAAPGTVLESELWATLGDIRVLSKRETVSCVVLRLDDPAGFADADLFAKQRLDLELSAIRESDYYARLSSFFKPLRAMTWITAGLIAAGALFGGVNTLYAAFASRVREMATLQAIGYGRGALLASLVQESTLACLTGTLLASLAAVLLLDGRTVPFSIGAFTLEIGPGVAITGVVTGLLLGLLGALPPAIRCLKPSLPFALRSS encoded by the coding sequence ATGCTCCCATTCTCATACGCGGTGAGGAATCTCACCCGCTCGAAAAGCAGGCTGCTCCAGACCATCGGCGGCAGTGCCCTTGTGGTGCTGCTGGTGATGGCCGCAGTGGCGATCAACCAAGGGATGAAGCGAGTGCTCTCCGCATCCGGTTCGCCGAACAATGTCGTCCTCGTCGGGGCGGGATCCGAGGAAAGCATCCAGCGCAGCGAGGTGGCGGAGAGTGCCGCCGGGATTGCGGAGGCGGCCGTCCCCGGCATCGGTGAAGAGCTCGGGGTGCGAGCCGTCTCCAGCGAGATCCACTACATGAATTATGTCGATCTCGGTGGCGGCCAGCGGGCGCAGGCAATGTTCCGCGGAGTCACTCCACAGGCGCTTCGCGTCCATCCGGAGGTCCGCGTCATCGCGGGGAGCTTTCCTTCCGCAGGGCAGATCATGATCGGTCGGCTGGCCTGGCGAAAGCTCGGTGTGCCGGAGGCTGCCCTGCAGCCGGGAAAGCACGTCACACTCGATGGCCAGGACCTCGTGATCTCCGGGATCTTCGCCGCTCCCGGCACGGTGCTGGAGTCGGAGCTATGGGCCACCCTCGGGGACATCCGCGTGCTGTCGAAGCGCGAGACGGTATCCTGTGTCGTCCTCCGCCTCGATGATCCCGCGGGATTCGCCGATGCCGATCTCTTCGCAAAACAGCGGCTCGATCTCGAACTCAGCGCGATCCGCGAGAGCGACTACTATGCACGCCTTAGTTCGTTCTTCAAGCCGCTGCGGGCGATGACCTGGATCACCGCAGGCCTGATCGCTGCGGGAGCCTTGTTCGGCGGGGTGAATACGCTTTACGCGGCATTTGCCTCGCGGGTGCGAGAGATGGCCACGCTGCAGGCAATCGGCTATGGCCGCGGCGCGCTGCTCGCCAGTCTGGTCCAGGAAAGCACGCTGGCTTGTCTCACCGGCACCTTGCTCGCGTCGCTCGCCGCGGTGCTGCTGCTGGATGGACGCACCGTGCCATTCTCCATCGGTGCCTTCACGCTCGAGATCGGGCCGGGCGTTGCGATCACCGGCGTGGTGACCGGGCTGCTCCTCGGCCTGCTGGGTGCCTTGCCCCCGGCAATCCGCTGCCTGAAACCATCTCTTCCCTTCGCCCTCCGGTCCTCCTGA
- the pth gene encoding aminoacyl-tRNA hydrolase has product METGASIPLVVGLGNPGRQYENTRHNVGFMVLERLALLAGVPFESKPKWQSHVAKLPGSGVLLVKPQSFMNLSGRPVRQITTFHKWTPEQVLVVYDDVSLPLGKLRFRERGSAGGHNGIKSMIEHLGGDAFPRLKVGIGASEPGNMTGHVLGTFREDEREALENTLARAVAAVQLALSQGLTAAAGFYNSNNGTT; this is encoded by the coding sequence TTGGAAACCGGAGCATCCATTCCCCTCGTCGTCGGCCTCGGCAATCCCGGCCGGCAGTATGAGAACACCCGCCACAATGTGGGCTTCATGGTGCTGGAGCGACTTGCGCTGCTCGCCGGCGTGCCCTTTGAGTCGAAGCCGAAGTGGCAATCCCACGTCGCGAAGCTCCCCGGGTCCGGAGTGCTGCTGGTGAAGCCGCAGTCCTTCATGAACCTGAGCGGGCGGCCGGTCCGCCAGATCACCACCTTTCACAAGTGGACGCCGGAGCAGGTGCTGGTGGTCTATGACGATGTCTCGCTGCCGCTCGGCAAGCTGCGTTTCCGCGAGAGAGGCAGCGCCGGAGGGCACAATGGAATCAAGTCCATGATCGAGCATCTGGGAGGCGACGCCTTCCCCCGGCTGAAGGTCGGGATCGGTGCCTCGGAGCCTGGAAACATGACCGGCCACGTGCTGGGAACCTTCCGCGAGGATGAGCGGGAAGCGCTTGAAAACACACTTGCAAGAGCCGTTGCCGCTGTGCAGCTTGCGCTCTCCCAAGGCCTCACGGCCGCAGCCGGATTTTACAATAGCAACAACGGAACCACCTAA
- the chrA gene encoding chromate efflux transporter: MTSPPPVPTFREALRFWIKLGWISFGGPAGQFAIMHRELVEKRRWLSEEHFLHALNFCMLLPGPEAQQLATYLGWRLHGARGGIAAGALFVIPSVLILFFLSWLYMAGGEVTWIQGIFYGLMPAVIAIVASAVKRIGSKALKTPALWVLALLAFVAIFFFKVNFVVILTVTALVGWIGARFCPSQFPAGKGYGKADAGRASFVQLPPSPRATLRRSLTVTGICLALWWLPVVACGLLSGWHGVHFQQGLFFSKTAMVTIGGAYAVLPYVNQMAVEHYHWLDAGQMMAGLGLAETTPGPLIMVLQFVGFVAAWQNPGDMSPLLAATLGAGITTWVTFLPCFLFVFLGAPHVERLHERPRLASVLTAITAAVVGVILNLAIWFAMHALFPEGRGFDAIVAVMAIAAWIAMERFKVGILPVLATCAALGVLVSMLGGV; the protein is encoded by the coding sequence ATGACTTCACCTCCTCCCGTTCCCACGTTTCGAGAAGCGTTGCGCTTCTGGATCAAGCTCGGCTGGATCAGCTTTGGCGGTCCGGCGGGGCAGTTCGCGATCATGCACCGGGAACTGGTGGAGAAGCGCCGCTGGCTGAGCGAAGAACACTTCCTGCACGCGCTGAATTTCTGCATGCTGCTGCCCGGGCCGGAAGCCCAGCAGCTCGCGACCTATCTCGGTTGGCGCCTGCACGGTGCCCGGGGTGGCATCGCGGCAGGTGCCTTGTTCGTGATTCCCTCGGTCCTCATCCTGTTTTTCCTGAGCTGGCTCTACATGGCCGGGGGTGAGGTGACGTGGATCCAGGGGATCTTCTACGGACTGATGCCGGCGGTCATCGCGATCGTCGCATCGGCGGTGAAGCGCATCGGCTCGAAGGCGCTGAAGACACCGGCGCTGTGGGTGCTGGCACTTCTCGCCTTCGTTGCGATCTTCTTTTTCAAGGTGAACTTCGTCGTGATCCTGACTGTCACAGCATTGGTCGGATGGATCGGCGCAAGATTCTGCCCGTCGCAATTCCCGGCGGGGAAGGGGTATGGGAAAGCGGATGCGGGAAGAGCATCCTTTGTGCAGCTCCCGCCATCGCCTCGCGCGACCTTGCGGCGGAGCCTTACCGTGACTGGCATTTGTCTCGCGCTGTGGTGGCTGCCGGTCGTTGCTTGCGGGCTGCTGTCAGGCTGGCATGGCGTCCATTTCCAACAGGGGCTCTTCTTCAGCAAGACGGCGATGGTCACGATCGGCGGGGCGTATGCGGTGCTGCCGTATGTGAACCAGATGGCAGTGGAGCATTACCACTGGCTGGATGCCGGGCAGATGATGGCGGGCCTAGGTCTAGCGGAGACGACGCCCGGGCCGCTGATCATGGTGCTGCAATTCGTGGGCTTTGTGGCCGCGTGGCAGAATCCCGGCGACATGTCGCCTTTGCTAGCAGCGACGTTGGGAGCGGGAATCACCACGTGGGTGACGTTCTTGCCGTGCTTCCTGTTCGTCTTCCTCGGCGCGCCTCATGTGGAGAGGCTGCATGAGCGACCACGGCTCGCATCGGTGCTCACGGCGATCACCGCTGCCGTCGTGGGAGTCATCCTCAATCTCGCGATCTGGTTTGCCATGCACGCGCTCTTTCCCGAGGGCAGGGGCTTCGATGCGATCGTCGCCGTGATGGCCATCGCCGCGTGGATCGCGATGGAGAGATTCAAGGTGGGCATCCTCCCCGTGCTTGCGACGTGCGCGGCGCTGGGGGTATTGGTCTCGATGCTCGGTGGCGTGTAG
- a CDS encoding single-stranded DNA-binding protein, giving the protein MANLNKVMLIGNLTRDPEVRYTPKGTAVGDLGLAVNRRVADGNGNWSDETTFVDITVWGTNAENAQKYLTKGRGVFVEGRLQMDTWEDKQSGQKRSKLKVVAEVLQFLPDGKQGAGGGGGGGSRPGNGDGGGGGGYSQQPRQSSAPQGASPASSGDYHDEEDDIPF; this is encoded by the coding sequence ATGGCCAATCTCAACAAAGTGATGTTGATCGGGAATCTCACCCGTGATCCCGAAGTCCGCTACACTCCCAAGGGAACCGCTGTCGGCGACCTTGGTCTTGCCGTGAACCGGCGTGTCGCGGATGGCAATGGCAACTGGTCCGATGAAACCACCTTCGTGGACATCACCGTCTGGGGTACGAATGCGGAGAATGCGCAGAAGTACCTGACCAAGGGCCGCGGCGTTTTCGTCGAAGGCCGCTTGCAGATGGACACCTGGGAGGACAAGCAGTCCGGCCAGAAGCGCAGCAAGCTCAAGGTCGTCGCCGAAGTCCTGCAATTCCTGCCTGACGGCAAGCAAGGTGCAGGCGGCGGTGGTGGTGGCGGCTCGCGTCCCGGCAATGGAGACGGTGGCGGTGGCGGCGGGTATTCCCAGCAGCCGCGCCAATCTTCCGCACCGCAAGGTGCCTCGCCGGCAAGCTCCGGCGACTACCACGACGAGGAAGACGACATTCCCTTCTGA
- a CDS encoding ABC transporter ATP-binding protein translates to MNEQPMIQCRGVSKSYRKGSTVVTPLEKLDLDVPRGEFLALMGPSGSGKTTLLNLLSGIDSPTEGSLVIAGKELAKLNRRELTKWRANHVGYIFQLYHLVPVLTAFENVELPLLLAPMSKKERHGRVEAALTLVGLADRMHHAPTELSGGQEQRVAIARALVADPALLVADEPTGDLDRESATRILDLLQQLSREHGKTIVMVTHDPRAAEAADRTLHLEKGQLILS, encoded by the coding sequence ATGAACGAACAACCGATGATCCAATGCCGCGGCGTTTCCAAGAGCTACCGCAAGGGGAGCACGGTGGTGACGCCGCTGGAGAAACTCGACCTCGACGTGCCCCGTGGCGAATTCCTCGCACTGATGGGGCCCTCGGGCTCAGGCAAGACCACGCTTCTGAACCTCCTTTCTGGCATCGATTCCCCGACCGAGGGATCGCTTGTCATCGCGGGCAAGGAGCTGGCGAAGCTCAATCGCCGCGAGCTGACGAAGTGGCGCGCCAATCACGTGGGATACATCTTCCAGCTCTACCACCTCGTGCCGGTTCTCACGGCCTTTGAGAATGTCGAGCTGCCGCTGCTGCTCGCCCCGATGTCGAAGAAGGAACGCCACGGACGTGTGGAGGCCGCCCTCACGCTGGTGGGCCTTGCCGACCGCATGCACCATGCGCCGACCGAGCTGTCCGGCGGCCAGGAGCAACGCGTCGCGATTGCCCGCGCTCTCGTTGCGGATCCCGCCTTGCTGGTGGCTGACGAACCGACGGGCGATCTGGATCGAGAATCCGCCACCCGCATTCTCGATCTGCTCCAGCAGCTCTCTCGCGAGCATGGGAAGACGATCGTGATGGTCACACATGATCCCCGTGCCGCCGAGGCTGCGGACCGGACCCTGCATTTGGAGAAAGGCCAACTGATCCTGTCATGA
- a CDS encoding ABC transporter permease has product MNALLNLLRLSWTQLSRHRVRSLLTVLGVASGMFLYTAVETLQRSLAKATEQSAADTTLVVYRQNRFCPSASRLPEHYADEILRIDGVRDVIPVQIVVNNCGASLDVITFRGVPDDQLAKFAPEIQVIAGSMEEWQKRGDGALVGEVFAQRRGLKPGDRFDGAGVTVTVAGILRSPFPQDNNVAYVKLPFLQRASKAGLGVVTQFNVRVNSGDDLKPVARAIDERFHSDAQPTDTRPEKAFFAETAAELIELIGFTRWLGIGAVLAVTALVANALLLVVRGRVKENAVLRTLGYPGRAIGCLVIGEGGMLGLAGGIAGVGLSAAFLRWQSFTMGNEGQTLAIQPDASVIVTGILAALLLGILASLWPAWQAVMQPIVKNLRG; this is encoded by the coding sequence ATGAATGCTCTCCTCAATCTACTACGGCTCTCGTGGACGCAGCTCTCGCGGCATCGGGTGCGCTCGTTGCTGACCGTGCTCGGGGTCGCGTCGGGCATGTTTCTCTACACCGCGGTGGAGACCTTGCAGCGTTCCCTGGCCAAGGCCACCGAGCAGAGCGCGGCGGACACGACGCTCGTCGTGTACCGGCAGAATCGCTTCTGCCCCTCCGCCAGCCGCCTGCCGGAACACTACGCCGATGAGATCCTCCGCATCGATGGCGTGCGTGATGTCATCCCGGTGCAGATCGTGGTGAACAACTGCGGGGCTTCGCTCGATGTGATCACCTTCCGCGGCGTGCCGGATGATCAGCTCGCGAAATTTGCGCCGGAGATCCAGGTGATCGCCGGCAGCATGGAGGAATGGCAAAAGCGTGGTGATGGCGCGCTGGTCGGCGAGGTCTTCGCCCAGCGGCGCGGCTTGAAGCCGGGCGATCGCTTCGACGGCGCAGGCGTGACCGTCACCGTCGCGGGTATCCTCCGGTCACCATTCCCGCAGGACAACAACGTCGCCTATGTGAAGCTGCCCTTTCTCCAGCGCGCGTCAAAGGCGGGCCTCGGCGTGGTCACGCAGTTCAATGTGCGTGTGAATTCGGGGGATGATCTGAAGCCGGTCGCGAGAGCCATCGACGAGCGCTTTCACTCGGATGCCCAGCCGACCGACACGCGGCCGGAGAAAGCCTTCTTTGCTGAGACCGCCGCCGAGTTGATCGAGCTGATCGGCTTCACGCGATGGCTCGGCATCGGTGCTGTATTGGCCGTGACCGCCCTCGTTGCGAATGCACTGCTGCTCGTGGTCCGCGGACGCGTGAAGGAGAATGCGGTGCTGCGCACGCTCGGCTATCCAGGCCGCGCCATCGGCTGCCTGGTCATCGGTGAGGGTGGCATGCTAGGGCTGGCAGGTGGCATTGCAGGCGTCGGCTTGTCCGCCGCCTTCCTCCGCTGGCAGAGCTTCACCATGGGGAATGAGGGGCAGACCCTCGCGATCCAGCCGGATGCCTCGGTCATCGTCACCGGCATCCTCGCGGCGCTGCTGTTAGGCATCCTCGCCTCGTTGTGGCCCGCCTGGCAGGCCGTGATGCAACCCATCGTCAAGAACCTCCGCGGATAA
- a CDS encoding reverse transcriptase family protein encodes MSSRAHSIRLLAAALAAGPMDDVEALVDRARPLVGDLGKARWLRPLAEKLAREFGAQPRPTVRQVMDRILDHRSFIEAWTRGQGRITAAHVMPVMAPAEGAPRSWDLPGISTIGELSDVLGIHADDLGWLTAYGTAEHYRHRWHQKPDGRFRLIEMPKTLLKHVQRRVLRRILDAIPPHEAAMGFRKGSSVRDFVAPHAGRHVLVRIDLEDFFPSISSARVLRVLLTAGYPEAVAHALTRLVTHAAPHGVVSEKPLAWAARRRLATPHLPQGAPTSPALANLCAFRLDCRLGGLAKAAGANYTRYADDLLFSGGEDFARQTGRFVVAAAAVILEEGFTPNHRKTRVMRRGQQQHAAGVILNERPNIDRREYDRLKAILTNCVRHGAELQNCEGHADFAAYLSGKISWVAFIHPEKGRKLRAIYEGIEWGF; translated from the coding sequence ATGTCCTCCCGAGCCCACAGCATCCGCCTGCTGGCCGCCGCACTGGCGGCCGGGCCGATGGATGATGTGGAGGCACTGGTGGATCGCGCGAGGCCGCTGGTGGGGGACTTGGGAAAGGCCCGCTGGCTCAGGCCGCTGGCGGAAAAGCTGGCCCGCGAATTCGGAGCCCAGCCGCGCCCGACCGTGCGCCAAGTGATGGATCGCATCCTCGACCATCGTTCCTTCATCGAAGCATGGACGCGCGGGCAGGGTAGGATCACCGCCGCCCACGTGATGCCGGTGATGGCTCCGGCGGAGGGTGCCCCGAGGTCGTGGGATCTGCCGGGGATTTCCACGATAGGGGAGCTGTCCGATGTGTTGGGAATCCACGCCGATGACCTCGGCTGGCTGACCGCCTACGGCACAGCGGAGCACTACCGTCACCGCTGGCACCAGAAGCCCGACGGTCGCTTCCGGCTGATCGAGATGCCGAAGACCCTGCTGAAACACGTCCAGCGGAGGGTGCTGCGGCGGATCCTCGATGCGATCCCGCCGCACGAGGCGGCGATGGGGTTTCGCAAGGGAAGCTCGGTGCGTGATTTCGTGGCACCGCACGCGGGCAGGCACGTGCTGGTCCGCATCGATCTGGAAGACTTCTTTCCCTCGATTTCCTCAGCCCGGGTGCTGCGGGTATTGCTGACGGCGGGCTACCCCGAGGCCGTGGCGCATGCCCTGACCCGGCTGGTGACGCATGCCGCCCCTCACGGCGTCGTATCGGAGAAGCCGCTCGCGTGGGCGGCGAGGCGACGGCTGGCAACGCCTCATCTGCCGCAGGGGGCTCCGACTTCTCCCGCACTGGCAAACCTGTGTGCCTTCCGCCTCGATTGTCGCCTGGGCGGTCTCGCGAAGGCCGCGGGTGCTAATTACACGCGATACGCGGACGATCTCCTTTTCTCCGGCGGCGAGGATTTCGCGCGGCAGACGGGGCGCTTCGTTGTCGCGGCTGCGGCTGTCATCCTTGAAGAAGGATTCACGCCGAATCATCGCAAGACCCGCGTGATGCGTCGGGGGCAGCAGCAGCACGCTGCCGGGGTCATCCTCAACGAGCGGCCGAATATCGACCGCCGCGAATACGACCGGCTGAAGGCGATCTTGACGAATTGCGTCCGCCACGGGGCCGAGTTGCAGAACTGCGAGGGGCATGCGGACTTCGCGGCGTATCTGTCAGGAAAAATCTCGTGGGTCGCCTTCATCCATCCGGAGAAGGGGCGGAAGCTGCGTGCGATCTACGAGGGGATCGAGTGGGGCTTTTGA
- a CDS encoding efflux RND transporter periplasmic adaptor subunit, protein MNPTLDTLSRAPAETSRPVRRIPAWLVPLGLLASFALLFLALFRDRLLPATPVETALVLATAGGEESSSTPSSEPGGMLFQASGWIEPDPLPIRATALIDGVVDVVHVLEGQSVKKGEPLATLVDADARLALAASESRHRMFVSGRASHLVAIDAARKKLENLEAMRAAAVSMEEEADDRHARIKDLKNAVSAAEIVATRLALDRAKSGYLAAEATAAEASSEVKRLELETQTKDDEIAAAMVEVDQAKLALSRTRIVSPVDGRVLRLNAAPGQKKMLLMDDPDSSTIAILYQPDRLQVRVDVPLADAARLSVGQAAKVRCSLLPEKVFAGEVTRITGEADVQRNTLQAKVRIIDPIDQLRPEMLCRVEFLGSASTIPGQSVGGILAIWVPESAVVDGTAWVCDPESKRVEKRAIQTSAETREGRLRIIDGLRLGEHVVLSPKNLREGQRVNPTQP, encoded by the coding sequence ATGAATCCTACTCTCGATACGCTCTCCCGTGCGCCCGCGGAGACATCCAGACCCGTCCGGCGGATACCGGCGTGGCTGGTTCCGCTGGGTCTCCTCGCAAGCTTCGCCTTGCTCTTCCTCGCCCTCTTCCGTGACCGGCTCTTGCCCGCGACTCCGGTCGAGACCGCGCTTGTCCTCGCCACTGCCGGCGGTGAGGAAAGCTCTTCCACTCCATCCTCCGAGCCTGGCGGCATGCTCTTCCAAGCGAGCGGATGGATCGAGCCCGACCCCTTGCCGATCAGGGCGACCGCCTTGATCGATGGTGTGGTGGATGTCGTCCACGTGCTGGAGGGCCAGTCCGTGAAGAAAGGTGAACCCCTGGCCACTCTGGTGGATGCCGACGCCCGTCTCGCGCTGGCGGCATCCGAAAGCAGGCATCGCATGTTCGTCTCCGGCCGGGCCTCCCATCTCGTAGCCATCGATGCCGCGAGGAAGAAGCTCGAGAACCTGGAAGCCATGAGGGCGGCTGCCGTTTCCATGGAGGAGGAGGCCGACGACCGCCACGCACGCATCAAGGACCTGAAGAATGCCGTCTCCGCCGCGGAGATCGTGGCGACGCGGCTCGCGCTTGATCGTGCAAAGTCCGGATACCTCGCTGCCGAGGCGACGGCCGCGGAGGCCTCATCCGAGGTGAAGCGCCTCGAACTCGAGACGCAGACGAAGGACGACGAGATCGCCGCGGCAATGGTGGAGGTGGATCAGGCAAAGCTTGCCCTTTCCCGCACGCGCATCGTCTCGCCCGTCGATGGCCGCGTGCTCCGGCTGAATGCGGCGCCGGGCCAGAAGAAGATGCTGCTGATGGATGACCCGGACAGCTCCACCATTGCCATCCTCTACCAGCCGGATCGCTTGCAGGTGCGGGTCGATGTCCCGCTTGCGGATGCCGCGCGGCTCAGTGTCGGTCAGGCGGCGAAGGTTCGCTGCAGTCTTCTCCCGGAGAAGGTCTTCGCCGGCGAAGTCACCCGCATCACCGGCGAGGCGGACGTCCAGCGGAACACGCTCCAGGCAAAGGTCCGCATCATCGATCCCATCGACCAGCTCCGTCCGGAGATGCTGTGCCGTGTGGAATTTCTCGGCTCTGCCTCCACCATCCCCGGCCAGTCGGTAGGAGGGATACTGGCCATCTGGGTGCCCGAGTCCGCCGTGGTCGATGGCACCGCCTGGGTCTGTGACCCCGAGTCGAAGCGCGTGGAAAAGCGCGCGATCCAAACCTCAGCCGAGACCCGCGAAGGACGCCTCCGCATCATCGACGGCCTGCGTCTTGGCGAGCATGTCGTCCTTTCCCCGAAGAACCTGCGCGAAGGCCAGCGCGTCAACCCGACTCAACCATGA
- a CDS encoding 50S ribosomal protein L25: MAKKHVLKAEPRQRSGSGVLKQLRREGWIPSVIYGRGTENKNLKVDAKAFGELLAHATSENILINLDLGGANQLAFLQTVQHDPLSGKALHIDFLSVDENSEITAHIPVHLTGEAAGVKAGGLLEQLGHTLEVRCVASVLPEVLEFDVTHLNEGDSLHIGDVKLPAGVTATHADDVVIAHVAKSAAAVSEAAASA, encoded by the coding sequence ATGGCCAAGAAGCACGTTCTCAAAGCCGAACCGCGCCAGCGCTCCGGTTCCGGTGTCCTCAAACAACTGCGTCGCGAGGGCTGGATCCCTTCCGTCATCTACGGACGCGGCACCGAAAACAAGAACCTGAAGGTGGATGCCAAGGCATTCGGCGAACTGCTGGCCCACGCCACCTCGGAAAACATTCTCATCAATCTGGACCTCGGCGGTGCGAACCAGCTCGCCTTCCTCCAGACCGTCCAGCACGACCCGCTCTCGGGCAAGGCGCTGCACATCGACTTCCTCTCGGTGGACGAGAACAGCGAAATCACCGCCCACATCCCGGTGCACCTCACCGGTGAAGCCGCAGGCGTGAAGGCCGGTGGCCTGCTCGAGCAGCTCGGCCACACCCTCGAAGTCCGCTGCGTGGCCTCCGTGCTGCCGGAAGTCCTCGAGTTCGACGTGACCCACCTGAACGAAGGCGACTCGCTGCACATCGGCGACGTGAAGCTTCCAGCCGGTGTCACCGCGACCCACGCCGACGACGTCGTGATCGCCCACGTGGCGAAGAGCGCCGCCGCCGTCTCCGAGGCCGCCGCCTCCGCTTGA